Within the Kineococcus rhizosphaerae genome, the region GAGAGGTCCTTCGAAGCATCACGCGGTGGCCGCCTTCTACGTGTCAGCCACGCCTGTCACCGGCCTGGTCGTACACCACTCTGGTGGACACAACCCGCGCTCGCTGCTTGCTCACGCGACGGGGGAGCAGTCTTTCGCGCTGCTTGACCTCGGACGAGGACGTGATGGCGCGGACATGGTCGCTGAGGCCCGTCGGCTGCATGGGCTACCGCCTCGCCTCATGGCCTGGCTCCACGCAGCAGAGGCCGAGAACCGTGCTGCTGCAGGTGACGGCGAGGCAGCCCGCAGGTCTCTCGCCGCCGCTGAGTCGCTCCTGCCGAGCAGCGATGACGATGCCGCCCTCACGCCGTACCTCCGCCTGGACACCGCCAACCTCACCCGCTGGCGCGGACACTGCCTTGGTCGGCTGCACGACCCCAGCGCCGTCGATGAGCTCCTGGAGGGCCTGGCCAGCGTTCGTGGTCGCTACAGCCGAGCCGAAGCCAGCGTGCTGGTCGATCTGGCCGCCGCTGAGTTGCACCGCGACGACCGCGATCAGGCGCAGCACTACTTGCGTCAGGCCACCTCACTGGCGAACCGGATGGGGTCGGTGCGCCAGCGCCGACGGCTGGAGGCGCTGCGTCAGGCAGCGTGAAGGTCAGAGCCGCCGATCCACGAGGAAGCGCAGCAACCCTGTGATGGAGCCGGAGCCGAGGATCTCGCCCCGGTCGATTAGCTCCACCACATCGTCGAGGGCCACCCAGTCGACGACGCCGGCCTCGACCAGATCCGTAGGCGCTCCAACTTGTTGCGCCTGCTCGAACACGTAGACCTCGTGAGGGGTGTCGACCATCCCCACCATGGGTTGGAACTCGAGCAGCTGGCGTCCACCACTGGGACGCCAACCGGTCTCCTCTTCGGCTTCTCTGGCGGCGGTCTGCAAGGCCGTCTCGCCTGCGTCCACGATGCCGCCCGGCAGCTCCCAGCCCACCTGATCCGTCAGGAAGCGATGTCTGCGGAGCATGAGCACCTGGTCGCCAGCGGCGTTGAGCACGAGCGCGACGGCCACGCGCTGGAGACGCACCACGTGATGCTCGAACCGCTTCCCGTCCGGGGGCTCCAGATCGACGAGGACCAGTCGCACCCACGGGTTGTCGTAGATGGTCCGCTCACCGAAGACCTGCCACCGAGGCGGCTCCTGCACGGCGGGCTCATCCATACAACGAGCCTACTGATCCACGAGGGGCAGTGGGTGCCCGCACCTCACCAAGTCCAGCTGTGAGAACTTTCTCTACTCCGTCAAGGCGGCGGACGCGCCCGCCGGCGTCACCGCCCCTCCGCGGCCGCCGTCTGCGCGCGGCCTGCGGCCGTGCTCGCCGACAGCCACGAGGCCCGGCGTCGCATCGGTGCACCACCTCTCTAATGCCTGATGCCAGTCGGTAGCAGCTGAGTGGTACCAGGGGCTCCCGCCCCTGGACCCCAGGTTGCGCTACATGGACGCGCGGGTGCCTTCGCGCATGGCTGGATTAGCGCCGCGCATCCATGCACCGCGAGCGATGAC harbors:
- a CDS encoding NUDIX hydrolase; protein product: MDEPAVQEPPRWQVFGERTIYDNPWVRLVLVDLEPPDGKRFEHHVVRLQRVAVALVLNAAGDQVLMLRRHRFLTDQVGWELPGGIVDAGETALQTAAREAEEETGWRPSGGRQLLEFQPMVGMVDTPHEVYVFEQAQQVGAPTDLVEAGVVDWVALDDVVELIDRGEILGSGSITGLLRFLVDRRL